The region AAAGAGTGCCATATGTATGGAACTCATACAACCAATTGACATAGGTGATACTCTGTAGTATACATATAACATGTGTATTTTAGGGACTTCTGCATGTCTTTAAAAAGTACACGAAAATAATTATTTTTCTAGCTTAAGACGAATATCACTGTAAGCATGTGAGAGGTGTGTTGTGGGAAAAAGTACATTAACAACTTTCATGAACCAAATATTCCTTTGTTTCGCTCGGGGATGATTGCGGTGTATAGGAGTAACGAATAATCAGTACTTCTCTATTCCGCAATCATCATATCCCATGGTCTCAAACAGACCGGCGGACAAAGGGTAGATGATCAAATGAAAGGAGATTTCTTTACAACTGAATACCGTAAGTATGTCCGCTTTTCCTGTATCCAACTTTAGCAAGAGAGGATTACTCCAATGCACGTTCGAACTACAAGTAGGTTCTGGATTCTGTCCCTCGTGACAGTGATCCTAATGAACCTCGTCCCGATGGGTGTCGTAAACGCAGCGCCGAACGCTGTTGCGATCACCGTCATGCCCGTCACAACTGCTCCGGAAGCTTTTACCATGGATGTCCAGCTGACCACGCCTCCGGCTGGTGGACTCGAATCGTTTAGGCTCGTGCTGGATATCCCGGCCGACCTGACGATCGTCGGTGTCACCAAAACCGGAACAGCCATGGATGGAGGGCTCATACAGCACTCCGTGAGTGGCAACCAACTCACCGTGGCCGGCGCAATCGCCACACCGATCAACACTGCGAACGCTGTCATCGTCAAACTGCAGCTTGAAATCCTGCAGATCACCGATGATATCGAATACACAATCAGCGGTGTGGGTCGTGTGAACGAAGTGGATCTGCTGCCCGGCGCAGTCACCTCAGGTATCGCCAGGATCGAAATGGTCGATCTGACCGGTACTCTTACCAGTTGGGACGGCAAAGATGTCGCAGGAGCACATGTTACTCTCACCGGTGCAACGACCTCTTTGGACACAACCACGGATGCTTCCGGTACCTATGCACTACGTGTCGGTAAGGTAGAAAACCAGACGGAAAGTTTTGTCTGGGGTGAACCTATCGAAACCGATACGTACATCAGCGAGCAGGATGCTTCAGAAGCTTTGAAAACTGCAGTCGGAACGTCAAGTTGCCCCACGCAGGCCGGCGACATCACCGGGAACGGTGAAGTCACAGAGCAGGATGCAGCTAATTTCCTGCAGATTGCTCTTGATCCCGCAAGCTACACACCACAGGTGACCTTCGTACCCAATGACGTCTCTTTACCGAACTTTAGGACTGATAGGGTACAGGACAGCACTTCGTACATCCTCGGGGACTGTTCTGGGAATTACTCGTGGCTTTCGGGCGTCACCGGCGGTATGGTCATGAGCATCGCTGCTCCGACCGCCACTGTTGAGGGCGATACCATCACTCTGAACTTTCCCGACGCTGAGTCCACGAAGTTCTATCTGGATGGTTTGCCTGAGGATTCCAAGCTCGAGGTCGCGATCTACGATCTGGCCCGCTCAGCTGAAGTAAACGCAATGGCCGCTACACGCGGCAATATTGTCGTTGTCGCCGCTGCCGAAGCAGGCTTCATCGTGGAAGTGAAAGTCATGTCCTCTAATCAACAACCCGTCGTCCTCAGTTTGCGCGGACGCACCAACGAGTCAGCGTATACTGAATGGGGTGTTGTGAACGTGACTCCTTCACAACGGTTGGAGTACGTGTTCCTTCCCGCAATGATGCGGTAAGTTGCTCCGTATCATCGGTTCATGGTTAAGTTGATCTAGAGGTGGAGGCGGGCGTGTACGCCCGCCTCCACTGACTTTCTTTATAAAGCCCTTACATTTTATACCCTATAGCATTGACGTGCGTATCATTATTGTGTATAGTATCACCAATCGTCCCTAAAGCATGGGAAGTACTCACCCCTCAACAAAGGAGGTAATCGTGGCAAAGCGTGTACAGTGTACCCATCAAGGCTGTAAAAAATGGATGGTAGAAGACTACAGAGAATATGAAGGCAGAAAAGCTTGGACCAATAACAAGGTGTACACTCTGTATTTTATCTGTCCGGACGGCCACACAGATAATTGGAAGGAAGAGATCGTAGGAACGGCCAATGATCCGGACTGATAGATCGAACCTTCACATCGGTCTTGGGCTACTCGAAAGAGCGGCCCAAGACCACTATCCCTTCAATAACTTTTTCCAAATTTCCCATAAAAAAGACCCGGATAAACCGAGCCTTTTGCCTGTGACCCCGATGCACTTTGTTTCGAACTCTTTCTCCCTTGGATTCATAAATTAATGCTTGCATATCCTCAGCAAGAAGAGAAAAAAGAGAAACCTCAAAGTTTACCTCCAAGGTCTTTACCCACTTATTATATTAAAAAGATTAATTAACCCCTATGTTTTTTAACAGGTCTAAATCATATAAATCTGAGTTATTTAACGAAAAGACATTTTATGAGAAATTTTTGAAAGACTTGGAGTTAGCTAAGAAGGAAGTGGTAATTGAAAGCCCTTATATTACTGCTAACAGAATGGAAACTTTCAACCACGTCTTTCAACGTATTTTAAATAAAAAAATTAAGATACATCTAATAACCCGAGATCCTGTTGAACATGATGATGAGTACTTAAAACATCAGGCAGTAAACGAGATACTCAGATGTAAAGAGCTTGGTATGCAACTTACACTTCTTAATGGCTACCATCACCGCAAGTTAGCATTTATAGATAGAAAAATTCTTTGGGAAGGAAGTCTAAATATCCTCTCCTACAATAAGAGTTTAGAAATTATGAGAAGGATAGAAGATGAATCTTCAGTAAGACAAATGCTCAGGTTTATCAAACTTTAATCTTAGCGATTCTCTAGTGGAAACTTCAATTTAATTTTTAACGCTTTAGCAATTGAATCTACAACATCTACAGTAGGATTAACTTCTCCACGCTCAATACGAGCATAGTAATTTACATGAATATCCGCCTTCTCAGCTACTTGCGCCTGAGTCATATTGGCCTTTATTCGAGCATTTTTTAGTATTTTTGCTAGTTGTTCTTGTGAACCCATATTTTATTACCTCTCCTGGTAATTATACAACCTTTCTGGATAGTTGTATAAAGAAACTTATTTTCTGATAAAATAGAGAAAATGAGCACAAAAACGTCTCCTACTAGCTTCATTTCTTGGGAAGAAATTAAACCATTTCTCGATATTGAGAAAAACAAAGATTTTCTTGAGAATATTGATTCTAAGACACTTCAATTAATATTAGATGAGAATAGTAAATCTCATGTAGTAGAGTCTGTTTTGAAGATGCTTAAAAAAAGAGAGCCCGAAAATGCTACTCAAGAATATGCAGAAGAACTTGCAGAACTTATGAAGAAAACAGCCCTAAATTTTTTAGAAGAAAAAGACAAGCAGTATTTAAAATTGGCAGTAGAGCAAGCAAGAAAATCTGTTGATAAGGGCGGCTTTCCTGCCGGTGCTATTGTTGTAAAAGATGGCAAAATTATCTCTGAAGGTATTAGTATTGGATACCTTATAAATGATCCTACGAGTCATGCTGAGACTGCATCAATGAGGGAGGCTTGCCAGAAACTAGAAACCTCTGATCTAACTGGATCCACTTTATATGCATCTCTGCATCCTTGTCTTATGTGTTTTTCAGTAGCTAACTGGTCGGGTATTTCTAGGATTGTATATGGATGTCGTAAAACAGAAGATATGGTACAGAAGCGATACTATGAAGGGGTTACAGATGTAAGCAAGGTTAATGAAGAAAATACCAGAAAAATTGAAATAGTTTGTATTCCAGACTATGAACTAGAAATGCTTGATTTAATTAAAGTTTGGGAAGATAAATTTTTAACCTAAGGTAGTTTCTTTTCCAAAATTGCCTTACAAAAATCTCTATCTGAATCTGATAAGTAATCTAAGATATCCGGAACTTTGGACAAGTGATGTGGTTCTGATTTGGGAGCTTTCCAAAGTATTGCAACTCCCTTGTTAAAATCTGGTGTGAATCCATAGCGATCAAAATCAACTTCATGCGGATCTTTAAAACCTCCCCAACGTAAAACATCTCTTCCAGCATAATAACTTTGTGTAGTGGTTGGGAGAGGATATGCTGGAGTTGTTGCAAGTGAAGTCATAGCAGTACATATCCCTGAACCTAAAGTACATATATAGTCGGGTGGAGTGGTTATGTAACCTTTTTCAATGATATCTTCAGTCAAAAACTTGTCCCAATCACTTGAGGTATCATTAATGAAATTAAGAGGTACTGTGCCGATTGCAGTAGCTTTGTTTACCATAAAAATAAGAACTATTGAACAATATATAGATAGATTTTCTTTTTTTCTACTTGTTTAATTTTATCACCCATAATCTCATAATAAACCGCTTCCTCGCTC is a window of Candidatus Roizmanbacteria bacterium DNA encoding:
- a CDS encoding nucleoside deaminase, with protein sequence MSTKTSPTSFISWEEIKPFLDIEKNKDFLENIDSKTLQLILDENSKSHVVESVLKMLKKREPENATQEYAEELAELMKKTALNFLEEKDKQYLKLAVEQARKSVDKGGFPAGAIVVKDGKIISEGISIGYLINDPTSHAETASMREACQKLETSDLTGSTLYASLHPCLMCFSVANWSGISRIVYGCRKTEDMVQKRYYEGVTDVSKVNEENTRKIEIVCIPDYELEMLDLIKVWEDKFLT
- a CDS encoding helix-turn-helix transcriptional regulator, producing MGSQEQLAKILKNARIKANMTQAQVAEKADIHVNYYARIERGEVNPTVDVVDSIAKALKIKLKFPLENR
- a CDS encoding carboxypeptidase regulatory-like domain-containing protein; amino-acid sequence: MNLVPMGVVNAAPNAVAITVMPVTTAPEAFTMDVQLTTPPAGGLESFRLVLDIPADLTIVGVTKTGTAMDGGLIQHSVSGNQLTVAGAIATPINTANAVIVKLQLEILQITDDIEYTISGVGRVNEVDLLPGAVTSGIARIEMVDLTGTLTSWDGKDVAGAHVTLTGATTSLDTTTDASGTYALRVGKVENQTESFVWGEPIETDTYISEQDASEALKTAVGTSSCPTQAGDITGNGEVTEQDAANFLQIALDPASYTPQVTFVPNDVSLPNFRTDRVQDSTSYILGDCSGNYSWLSGVTGGMVMSIAAPTATVEGDTITLNFPDAESTKFYLDGLPEDSKLEVAIYDLARSAEVNAMAATRGNIVVVAAAEAGFIVEVKVMSSNQQPVVLSLRGRTNESAYTEWGVVNVTPSQRLEYVFLPAMMR